The following coding sequences are from one Candidatus Binataceae bacterium window:
- a CDS encoding glutathione S-transferase family protein, producing the protein MKIYDSSVAPNPRRVRIFLAEKGIQVPYEQVDLAKAQNRSPEFLKINPMGGVPVLELDDGTHIAESVAICRYFEETQPEPRLMGTDARDRALVEMWQRRMELNLLGMVAGCFRNTSDFFKGRIPQVPEYGEVCRQAAEKMCTFLDGALADRPFVAGQRYTIADITALVAIDFAKLIKLRIAAEQKNLGRWYETVSSRPSARA; encoded by the coding sequence ATGAAGATTTACGACAGCAGCGTAGCCCCCAATCCGCGCCGAGTCCGCATCTTCCTGGCCGAAAAGGGCATCCAAGTCCCCTATGAGCAGGTCGACCTCGCCAAGGCGCAGAACCGCTCGCCCGAGTTCCTCAAGATCAACCCGATGGGCGGCGTGCCTGTGCTTGAGCTCGACGACGGCACGCATATCGCCGAGTCGGTCGCGATCTGCCGCTACTTCGAAGAAACCCAGCCCGAACCGCGCCTGATGGGCACGGATGCGCGCGACAGGGCACTGGTCGAAATGTGGCAGCGGCGGATGGAGCTGAATCTGCTCGGGATGGTGGCTGGATGCTTTCGCAACACGTCGGACTTCTTCAAGGGGCGCATTCCGCAGGTACCGGAATACGGCGAGGTCTGCCGCCAGGCGGCCGAGAAGATGTGCACCTTTCTCGACGGCGCGCTGGCTGACCGGCCTTTCGTCGCCGGCCAGCGCTACACGATCGCCGATATCACGGCGCTCGTGGCGATCGACTTTGCCAAGCTCATCAAGCTGCGTATCGCGGCCGAGCAGAAGAATCTCGGGCGATGGTACGAGACGGTCAGCTCGCGGCCCAGCGCGCGCGCCTGA